A DNA window from Dama dama isolate Ldn47 chromosome 19, ASM3311817v1, whole genome shotgun sequence contains the following coding sequences:
- the ZNF639 gene encoding zinc finger protein 639: MNEYPKKRKRKTLHPSRYSDSSGISRIADGFNGIFSDHCYSVCSMRQPDLKYFDNKDDDSDTETSNELPKFTDGIKARNRNQNYLVPSPVLRILDHTAFPTEKSADIEICDEDCDSPESVHQQTQEESPIEVHTAEDVPIAAEVHAISEDYDIEAENNSSESLQDQTDEEPPAKLCKIVDKSQALNVTAQQKWPLLRANSSGLYKCELCEFNSKYFSDLKQHMILKHKRTDSNVCRVCKESFSTNMLLIEHAKLHEEDPYICKYCDYKTVIFENLSQHIADSHFSDHLYWCEQCDVQFSSSSELYLHFQEHSCDEQYLCQFCEHETNDPEDLHSHVVNEHACKLIELSDKYNNGEHGQYSLLSKITFDKCKNFFVCQVCGFRSRLHTNVNRHVAIEHTKIFPHVCDDCGKGFSSMLEYCKHLNSHLSEGIYLCQYCEYSTGQIEDLKIHLDFKHSADLPHKCSDCLMRFGNERELISHLPVHETT; this comes from the exons atgaatgaatatcctaaaaaaagaaaaaggaagactttACATCCTTCTCGTTATTCAG ATTCCTCTGGAATAAGCAGAATTGCAGATGGATTCAATGGAATTTTTTCGGATCATTGTTACAGTGTTTGTTCTATGAGACAACCagacttaaaatattttgacaacaaag ATGATGATTCTGATACAGAGACATCAAATGAATTGCCAAAATTTACTGATGGAATCAAAGccagaaatagaaatcaaaactaCTTGGTTCCCAGTCCTGTACTTAGAATTCTAGACCACACTGCCTTTCCTACAG aaaaatcTGCTGATATTGAAATTTGTGATGAAGACTGTGACTCCCCTGAATCGGTCCACCAGCAAACCCAAGAGGAGAGCCCCATAGAAGTTCACACTGCTGAAGATGTTCCAATTGCTGCAGAAGTACATGCAATTTCTGAAGACTATGATATAGAGGCAGAAAACAATTCCTCTGAGAGTCTCCAAGACCAAACTGATGAAGAGCCACCAGCTAAACTTTGCAAAATTGTTGACAAGAGCCAAGCTTTGAATGTGACTGCCCAGCAGAAATGGCCTTTACTGAGAGCTAATAGCAGTGGCCTCTATAAATGTGAACTTTGTGAGTTCAACagcaaatatttttctgatttaaagCAGCATATGATCTTGAAGCACAAGcgtactgattcaaatgtgtgtCGAGTATGCAAAGAGAGTTTCTCTACCAACATGCTTTTGATCGAACATGCCAAACTTCATGAAGAAGATCCCTACATATGTAAATACTGTGATTATAAGACAGTAATTTTTGAGAACCTCAGCCAGCACATTGCAGACTCCCATTTTAGTGATCACCTTTATTGGTGTGAGCAATGTGACGTACAGTTCTCCTCAAGCAGTGAGCTCTACCTGCATTTCCAGGAGCACAGCTGTGACGAACAGTACTTGTGTCAGTTCTGTGAACATGAGACGAATGATCCAGAAGACTTGCATAGCCACGTGGTAAATGAGCATGCATGTAAATTAATAGAGTTAAGTGATAAGTATAACAATGGAGAACATGGACAGTATAGCCTCTTAAGCAAAATCACATTTGACAAATGTAAAAACTTCTTTGTTTGTCAAGTATGTGGGTTTCGGAGTAGACTTCATACAAATGTTAATAGACATGTTGCTATTGAACATACTAAAATTTTTCCTCATGTTTGTGATGACTGTGGGAAAGGCTTCTCAAGTATGCTAGAATATTGCAAACATTTAAATTCACATTTATCTGAAGGGATTTATTTATGTCAATACTGTGAATATTCAACAGGACAGATTGAAGATCTTAAAATTCATCTAGATTTCAAGCATTCGGCTGATTTACCTCATAAATGTAGTGACTGCTTGATGAGGTTTGGAAATGAAAGGGAATTAATAAGTCACCTTCCAGTCCATGAAACAACTTGA